The following DNA comes from Azotosporobacter soli.
TGACAACTGTTATACAAAAACTCACCACTTTCTTATAATAGAGGGTGTTCAGGCCACTATACAAAGAAAGGACTGGTGAGTTTTATGGGACAAAGTTTAGCACATACAAAATGGCAGTGCAAGTACCACATAGTATTTACGCCGAAGTTTAGACGGAAAATAATCTATGGTCAATATCGTGAAAGCATAGGAGAAATATTACGAAGGCTATGCAGTTATAAGGACGTAAAAATCATAGAAGGTCATCTAATGATCGATCATGTGCATATGTTAGTATCGATACCGCCAAAATTCAGTGTTTCTGCATTTATGGGGTATCTAAAAGGAAAAAGTGCGCTAATGATATTTGAACAGCATGGTAATTTGAAATACAAATATGGGAATAGGCACTTTTGGGCAGAAGGATATTATGTTAGTACAGTAGGGCTAAATGAAGCGACGATCAAGAAGTACATTCAAGAACAAGAAAAACATGATCAAGCAATAGA
Coding sequences within:
- the tnpA gene encoding IS200/IS605 family transposase, producing the protein MGQSLAHTKWQCKYHIVFTPKFRRKIIYGQYRESIGEILRRLCSYKDVKIIEGHLMIDHVHMLVSIPPKFSVSAFMGYLKGKSALMIFEQHGNLKYKYGNRHFWAEGYYVSTVGLNEATIKKYIQEQEKHDQAIDKLNVREYDDPFKGNVK